From one Henriciella marina DSM 19595 genomic stretch:
- a CDS encoding ribokinase, whose product MSAPSITVVGSVNLDLVASAEKLPAPGETVTGASFTQHPGGKGANQALAARRLGADVAMIARTGEGPNRDAALALLKEDGIDLSGIVSDPDQQTGVALIAVDAAGENQIVVASGANGDLSPGDVKVPGRPDAILCQLEVPAACVMAASRTPCGLFAVNLAPAGPVPVSLLETADLLIVNEGEAEFYGDGIHRGPGMVALTLGGQGAVLYRAGKEIARAPAFTVPVIDTTGAGDTFCAALVLALCEGLEEGDALRFASAASALAVTKPGAQPSLPWRDEVDAFLKAQD is encoded by the coding sequence ATGAGCGCGCCATCCATCACGGTAGTAGGGTCGGTCAACCTCGACCTGGTCGCGTCTGCCGAGAAGCTGCCAGCGCCCGGAGAAACCGTGACGGGTGCAAGCTTTACCCAGCATCCCGGCGGAAAAGGTGCGAACCAGGCGCTTGCCGCCCGCCGCCTTGGCGCAGACGTGGCCATGATTGCGCGCACGGGTGAGGGGCCCAATCGCGACGCGGCGCTCGCGCTACTCAAAGAGGACGGCATAGACCTCTCCGGCATTGTCAGCGACCCGGACCAGCAGACCGGCGTCGCGCTCATCGCGGTCGATGCAGCAGGCGAAAACCAGATTGTCGTCGCCAGCGGCGCGAACGGAGACCTGTCACCGGGCGATGTGAAAGTGCCGGGCCGGCCGGATGCAATCCTCTGCCAGCTGGAGGTTCCGGCGGCCTGCGTCATGGCCGCCTCACGCACCCCGTGCGGGCTCTTTGCCGTCAATCTGGCGCCAGCCGGACCGGTGCCGGTCAGCCTTCTGGAAACTGCAGACTTGCTCATTGTGAATGAAGGCGAAGCGGAGTTTTACGGCGACGGCATCCATCGCGGCCCGGGCATGGTCGCGCTGACGCTCGGCGGGCAGGGCGCGGTGCTTTATCGCGCGGGCAAGGAAATCGCGCGCGCTCCGGCCTTCACCGTACCAGTGATCGACACGACCGGCGCAGGCGACACGTTCTGCGCAGCGCTGGTGCTGGCCTTGTGCGAGGGCCTGGAGGAAGGCGACGCGCTGCGTTTCGCCTCGGCCGCCTCAGCGCTGGCTGTG
- a CDS encoding nucleoside hydrolase translates to MRKRQIIIDCDPGLDDAVALLVAFAATDRLNLLGITTVAGNVRGELTFRNARIIRDVAGVSADLPVRAGAPRPLVRDPVTAEDFHGTTGLGGLDLPLPTGRASRQHGVNFLIQTLRATKGFPATLVVTGPMTNIALALSMAPDIARGLSEIVVMGGADTEGGNITPHAEFNVFADPHAAQAVFQSGIPMRVLSLDVTHQLLTSDEMVDRVRALGSRQAIIAADLLAASNRLEESAKARHAPLHDPSTVLALLRPDLFEGRKARVSVVTETGDRFGKTIPEFREDGHVEWYIKVDAESVFSELIGQLGRYPI, encoded by the coding sequence ATGAGGAAACGCCAGATCATAATAGACTGCGACCCGGGGCTCGATGATGCCGTCGCCTTGCTGGTTGCCTTTGCGGCAACCGATCGCCTGAACCTGCTCGGGATTACAACGGTTGCGGGCAATGTCCGCGGTGAGCTTACCTTTCGGAATGCACGCATCATCCGGGATGTCGCTGGCGTCAGCGCTGACCTGCCCGTACGCGCCGGCGCGCCGCGCCCGCTTGTGCGCGACCCGGTCACCGCTGAAGACTTCCACGGCACGACGGGGCTGGGCGGTCTCGACCTGCCACTGCCTACGGGCCGTGCCTCGCGCCAGCATGGTGTGAACTTCCTGATACAGACGCTCCGCGCCACGAAGGGCTTTCCGGCGACACTCGTCGTGACGGGGCCGATGACAAATATCGCGCTGGCGCTCAGCATGGCGCCGGACATTGCGCGCGGCTTGTCAGAGATCGTTGTAATGGGCGGGGCCGACACCGAAGGCGGCAACATTACCCCGCATGCAGAGTTCAATGTGTTCGCCGATCCGCATGCCGCGCAGGCGGTTTTTCAGTCCGGCATTCCGATGCGTGTGCTGAGCCTTGATGTGACCCATCAGCTGCTCACCAGCGATGAGATGGTCGACCGGGTGCGTGCGCTTGGCTCGCGCCAAGCCATCATTGCCGCTGATTTGCTGGCGGCGTCCAACCGGCTTGAAGAGTCGGCAAAGGCCCGTCACGCCCCGCTGCACGATCCCTCGACTGTGCTGGCTTTGCTCCGTCCCGATCTTTTTGAAGGGCGCAAGGCGCGCGTCTCTGTCGTGACCGAGACCGGGGACCGGTTCGGCAAGACGATACCCGAGTTTCGCGAAGATGGTCATGTCGAATGGTACATAAAAGTCGATGCCGAGAGCGTCTTCTCTGAACTGATCGGTCAACTTGGGCGGTATCCAATATGA
- a CDS encoding dienelactone hydrolase family protein, whose product MAISTKSLDYEQGGQIYEGFLAMPEGEPKAVVLVSHAWGGQDDFDHEKAKMLAEWGYAGFALDVYGKGKRGSTKEESQALMEPLASNRDELQNRLKYSLETAKKESGCDKAAAIGFCFGGLCVLDMARAGMDVEGVASFHGILGAPGNTDGHKTKSKVIALHGWDDPMAKPEDVMAFAREMTDAGADWQLHAFGGTMHAFTNPQANDPDFGTVYNPAAERRSFAILKDFLEEIFG is encoded by the coding sequence ATGGCGATATCGACCAAATCCCTCGACTATGAACAGGGTGGACAGATCTATGAAGGCTTCCTGGCCATGCCGGAAGGCGAGCCAAAGGCCGTCGTCCTGGTGTCCCATGCCTGGGGCGGACAGGATGATTTCGATCATGAAAAAGCAAAGATGCTGGCCGAATGGGGCTATGCCGGTTTCGCGCTGGACGTCTATGGCAAGGGCAAGCGCGGCTCCACCAAGGAAGAGAGCCAGGCCCTTATGGAGCCGCTGGCGTCAAACCGCGATGAGCTTCAGAACCGCCTGAAATACAGCCTGGAAACCGCCAAGAAAGAGTCCGGCTGCGACAAGGCTGCGGCCATCGGCTTCTGCTTTGGTGGTCTCTGCGTGCTGGACATGGCGCGGGCCGGTATGGACGTGGAGGGCGTTGCTTCCTTCCACGGGATTCTCGGCGCGCCGGGCAATACGGACGGCCACAAGACCAAGTCGAAAGTCATCGCCCTGCATGGCTGGGACGACCCGATGGCCAAGCCTGAGGACGTCATGGCCTTCGCCAGGGAAATGACCGACGCTGGCGCCGACTGGCAGCTTCACGCTTTTGGCGGCACGATGCACGCCTTCACCAATCCACAGGCGAATGACCCCGACTTCGGCACCGTCTACAACCCGGCCGCTGAGCGGCGTAGCTTTGCAATCCTGAAGGACTTCCTCGAAGAGATCTTCGGCTAG
- a CDS encoding penicillin acylase family protein, with protein MRILKWGLALVVLVLIGLAVWLWDPVGSNPPPDDLAAASAAYDVEIIRDNWGVPHIYGARDADVVFGVAYAHAEDDYETIQNVVAAGRGVLARYDGAGAAPTDYIVALLGVWDTMESRYESDVPASVKAIAEAYAAGLNLYAAEHPDATWAGLAPFTAEDVVAGFVFKTPFFYGLDSTLMGLFGDEREAAIALDPSGGREAFHAVPKGQPERGSNAFAVSPERSGDGVTRLVINSHQPMTGPVAWWEAQLVSEEGLNMTGGLFPGTPLILHGFNADLGWANTVNKPDLADVYRLEVNETGDQYRLDGAWRDFEEETVKIRVGLFGPFAFKAKRALKSTVHGPVIEAEHGTYAIRYAGRGEIGQLEQYYRLNKARSLDDFMAAMAMNALPSINYIYADRAGNIAFVHNAQYPDRMPGWDWRKDLPGDRTDLVWEDYLPFDEVPMLINPESGLIFNANNTPYSATDGADNLSSDDFPAAIGLQENQTNRSLRIIELTGDGEPIGRERLLDIKFDLSYAEGSQTEAVIAAVVEEDWSEDETLAAAALHLAEWDRSTDRANRHAALGVLTVVQEVRSSFDGSSPPPPEKAFRDAVEWLMTHHGRIDPEWGKVNRLVRGDTDVPLDGGPDTLRAIYPAEIRDDGELHAAAGDTWIALVEWDEDGEQTAEVIHQFGAATLDETSPHYDDQAPLFADMKWRRALIERAAVEENAERTYRPRWTD; from the coding sequence ATGCGGATCCTGAAATGGGGGCTGGCACTCGTCGTTCTGGTGCTGATCGGTCTGGCCGTCTGGCTGTGGGACCCTGTCGGCTCAAATCCGCCGCCAGACGACCTCGCGGCGGCGTCGGCGGCCTACGATGTCGAGATCATCCGCGACAATTGGGGCGTGCCGCATATCTATGGCGCGCGGGACGCCGATGTGGTGTTCGGGGTCGCCTATGCGCATGCAGAAGATGATTATGAGACCATCCAGAACGTCGTCGCGGCAGGACGCGGTGTGCTCGCCCGCTATGACGGGGCAGGGGCTGCGCCGACAGATTATATCGTCGCGCTGCTCGGTGTCTGGGACACGATGGAGAGCCGCTATGAGAGCGACGTGCCAGCCAGCGTCAAAGCAATCGCCGAGGCCTATGCGGCTGGGCTGAACCTCTATGCCGCTGAGCATCCGGATGCGACCTGGGCCGGTCTTGCACCCTTTACGGCAGAGGATGTCGTGGCCGGTTTTGTCTTCAAGACACCGTTCTTCTATGGCCTCGACAGCACGCTGATGGGCCTCTTCGGCGATGAGCGCGAGGCCGCGATCGCGCTTGATCCAAGCGGCGGACGCGAAGCGTTTCACGCTGTGCCGAAAGGCCAGCCAGAGCGCGGCTCCAACGCCTTCGCCGTCTCGCCCGAACGCTCCGGGGATGGCGTGACCCGTCTCGTCATCAACTCGCACCAGCCCATGACCGGACCGGTGGCCTGGTGGGAAGCCCAGCTTGTTTCTGAGGAAGGCCTCAACATGACGGGCGGGCTCTTTCCCGGCACACCGCTTATCCTGCATGGCTTCAACGCCGACCTTGGCTGGGCCAATACGGTCAACAAGCCGGATCTTGCCGATGTCTACCGGCTGGAGGTCAATGAGACTGGCGACCAATACAGGCTTGATGGGGCGTGGCGTGACTTCGAGGAAGAGACCGTCAAGATCCGCGTGGGTCTGTTCGGACCGTTTGCCTTCAAGGCAAAGCGCGCGCTCAAGAGCACCGTCCACGGTCCGGTGATCGAGGCCGAGCACGGCACCTACGCCATCCGCTATGCCGGGCGCGGCGAGATCGGCCAGCTGGAGCAGTATTATCGCCTCAACAAGGCGCGGTCGCTGGATGATTTCATGGCGGCGATGGCGATGAATGCGTTGCCCAGCATCAACTACATTTATGCCGACCGGGCAGGGAATATCGCCTTTGTCCACAACGCCCAATATCCTGACAGGATGCCCGGCTGGGACTGGCGCAAGGATCTGCCCGGCGACCGGACAGACCTTGTCTGGGAAGATTATCTTCCCTTCGATGAGGTGCCGATGCTGATAAATCCGGAGAGCGGTCTTATCTTCAATGCGAACAACACGCCTTATTCAGCCACCGATGGCGCGGACAATCTGTCATCGGATGATTTTCCCGCCGCCATCGGCCTTCAGGAAAACCAGACCAACCGCTCTCTTCGTATCATCGAGCTGACCGGTGACGGCGAACCGATCGGCCGGGAGCGCCTGCTCGATATCAAGTTCGATCTTTCCTACGCTGAAGGTTCGCAGACCGAAGCGGTCATCGCTGCCGTGGTGGAGGAAGACTGGAGCGAGGATGAAACGCTCGCAGCGGCAGCCTTGCATCTGGCCGAGTGGGACCGGTCAACGGACCGGGCGAACCGGCATGCGGCGCTCGGTGTGCTGACCGTCGTGCAGGAAGTACGCTCATCCTTTGATGGCAGTTCGCCGCCGCCACCGGAAAAGGCCTTCCGTGACGCGGTTGAATGGCTGATGACGCATCACGGCCGCATCGACCCTGAATGGGGCAAGGTGAACCGGCTGGTGCGCGGTGACACGGATGTGCCGCTCGATGGTGGGCCGGATACGCTGCGCGCAATCTATCCAGCTGAGATCCGCGATGATGGTGAGCTGCATGCCGCGGCTGGCGACACTTGGATTGCGCTGGTGGAGTGGGATGAGGATGGCGAGCAGACGGCTGAGGTCATTCACCAGTTTGGCGCTGCCACGCTGGATGAAACCTCGCCGCATTATGACGACCAGGCTCCGCTCTTTGCCGATATGAAATGGCGGCGCGCCCTGATCGAACGCGCCGCCGTAGAAGAAAATGCCGAGCGGACCTACCGTCCGCGCTGGACCGACTAG
- a CDS encoding Na+/H+ antiporter NhaC family protein: MADWLTLLPPLLALAIAVWSRNVYWALGLAIWTSETLNADFNPALGLLASVERAVSIFGNEGNTRILLFCLIIGALIEYMRRSGGIAGMVNWLERTGAAGTRRRAGAVTALTGTLIFVETNISLLTTGIMGRPLFDRLKMSRARLAYIIDSTSAPVSILILLNGWGAFVLGLISEYDLGNPLAVLVATIPLNFYALLTVAGVWITVLGDRTFGPMRTRETLMMAANDDGPEEETGSGSALNMGLPLLVLVGGALGFMLWTGNGNMLEGSGSQSILWAVCLATALAFILLARSGKEKKGSLIEIGFKGMGDLLPAVTVIFLALVLGASLKALGTGEVLGSLAAGIPFAWTLPAIVFIVAGITSFTTGTSWGTYGILVPVAIPLALGSGVPPSLALAAVLGGGVFGDHCSPISDTSIIASLAAECDHIDHVRTQLPYALVTGLLAVIGYLAAGIAVTL; encoded by the coding sequence TTGGCAGACTGGCTAACGCTTCTCCCGCCTTTGCTTGCGCTGGCGATCGCGGTCTGGAGCCGCAATGTCTACTGGGCGCTTGGCCTTGCTATCTGGACATCCGAAACGCTGAACGCCGATTTCAATCCGGCGCTCGGCTTGCTGGCGAGCGTTGAGCGGGCCGTTTCCATATTCGGCAATGAAGGCAATACGCGCATCCTGCTCTTCTGCCTGATCATCGGGGCGCTGATCGAATATATGCGCCGCTCGGGCGGCATTGCGGGCATGGTCAACTGGCTGGAACGCACAGGTGCGGCTGGCACAAGGCGCCGGGCTGGCGCGGTCACGGCGCTGACGGGTACGCTCATCTTCGTGGAGACCAATATCAGCCTGCTGACGACCGGCATCATGGGTCGGCCGCTATTTGACCGGCTCAAGATGAGCCGCGCGCGGCTGGCCTATATCATCGATTCCACGTCCGCGCCTGTCAGCATTCTTATCCTGCTCAACGGCTGGGGCGCTTTCGTGCTGGGCCTTATTTCCGAATATGACCTTGGCAATCCTCTGGCCGTTCTGGTCGCGACGATCCCGCTAAATTTCTATGCGCTGCTGACGGTCGCCGGGGTCTGGATCACCGTACTTGGGGACCGTACGTTTGGGCCAATGCGAACGCGCGAAACCCTCATGATGGCGGCAAATGACGATGGCCCCGAAGAGGAAACGGGCAGCGGCAGTGCGCTCAATATGGGCCTGCCTCTGCTGGTGCTGGTTGGCGGCGCGCTTGGCTTCATGCTGTGGACCGGCAATGGCAATATGCTCGAAGGGTCAGGATCACAGTCGATCCTCTGGGCGGTCTGCCTTGCGACGGCGCTTGCCTTCATCCTGCTCGCCCGCTCCGGCAAGGAGAAAAAAGGCAGCCTCATCGAGATCGGCTTCAAGGGGATGGGCGATCTTCTGCCCGCCGTGACGGTGATCTTTCTCGCGCTCGTCCTTGGCGCCAGTCTGAAGGCACTGGGCACAGGCGAAGTTCTGGGCAGCCTTGCAGCAGGTATTCCCTTTGCCTGGACACTTCCGGCAATCGTCTTCATCGTGGCGGGCATCACGTCGTTCACGACGGGGACGAGCTGGGGCACCTATGGCATTCTGGTGCCAGTCGCCATCCCGCTGGCGCTTGGCAGCGGCGTGCCGCCATCGCTGGCGCTTGCTGCGGTGCTCGGCGGCGGCGTTTTCGGCGACCACTGCTCGCCCATTTCCGATACATCTATCATCGCCAGCCTCGCGGCCGAATGTGACCATATCGATCATGTGCGCACGCAGCTGCCCTATGCGCTGGTGACAGGCCTGCTGGCGGTGATCGGTTATCTCGCGGCTGGCATCGCCGTGACACTCTGA
- a CDS encoding dipeptidase, which translates to MMGFSFRNGLMVAAAVTVLAACNPDAEPSGSEIIPAAEAQSPADTPATSSVSQNVDAIHQGMLVMDTHLDTPAYFHNNEYDFSVRQTFEEDGTHVDLPRMKEGGLDGGFWVIFTAQGPLDEASYDAARNAAMLRQMSIRELAAKYGDEVELAFRADDAKRIADDGKRVVYQSMENAYPLGTDISLLETFYIGGLRMVAPVHFRDNQFADSATDVSEASFGGLSPLGEDLIRKANELGMVLDGSHAADETVYDMIELSTTPIILSHTGVDGVYDHFRNIPDELLTAVADDGGVIQINAYGGYLEALEPSAERQEAMAALEERFGGGYYDVDDETREEYRTARDEVDAQYPAPRSSFEKFMEHLLYALDLVGPDHVGMGADWDGGGGVEGMSDITFLPKVTAALLEAGYSEAEIEQFWSGNMLRLLRQAEEARTSSLGSPNVLN; encoded by the coding sequence ATGATGGGTTTCAGCTTTCGCAATGGTCTGATGGTGGCCGCCGCAGTTACGGTTCTGGCCGCATGTAATCCGGACGCAGAGCCAAGCGGCAGCGAGATCATCCCGGCAGCAGAGGCGCAGAGCCCGGCCGACACGCCAGCGACGAGTAGCGTGTCGCAGAACGTCGATGCCATCCATCAGGGCATGCTGGTCATGGACACCCACCTCGATACGCCAGCCTATTTCCATAATAATGAATACGATTTCTCGGTGCGCCAGACTTTTGAAGAAGACGGCACCCATGTCGATCTGCCGCGCATGAAAGAAGGCGGGCTCGATGGCGGGTTCTGGGTCATCTTCACCGCGCAGGGGCCGCTGGATGAGGCGTCCTATGACGCGGCCCGTAATGCGGCCATGCTGCGCCAGATGTCGATCCGCGAACTTGCCGCCAAATATGGCGACGAGGTCGAGCTGGCCTTCAGGGCAGATGACGCAAAGCGTATCGCTGATGACGGCAAGCGGGTGGTCTATCAGAGTATGGAAAATGCCTATCCTCTAGGCACGGATATTTCCCTGCTGGAGACGTTTTACATTGGCGGCCTCCGCATGGTGGCGCCTGTCCACTTCCGCGACAATCAGTTTGCTGACAGTGCGACCGATGTCTCCGAAGCCTCATTCGGCGGACTTTCCCCGCTTGGCGAGGATCTCATTCGCAAGGCCAATGAGCTCGGCATGGTGCTTGATGGCTCGCATGCGGCCGATGAGACGGTCTACGACATGATCGAGCTGTCGACGACGCCGATCATCCTGTCGCACACTGGCGTTGATGGCGTTTATGACCATTTCCGCAACATTCCGGATGAACTTCTGACGGCCGTCGCTGACGATGGCGGTGTTATCCAGATCAATGCCTATGGCGGCTATCTTGAAGCGCTGGAGCCATCGGCCGAGCGCCAGGAAGCCATGGCCGCGCTGGAAGAGAGATTTGGCGGCGGCTATTACGATGTCGACGATGAAACGCGCGAGGAATACAGGACCGCACGCGATGAGGTCGATGCGCAGTACCCGGCACCGCGTTCCAGCTTCGAGAAGTTCATGGAACACCTGCTCTACGCACTGGATCTTGTCGGTCCTGACCACGTCGGCATGGGCGCCGACTGGGATGGCGGCGGCGGCGTCGAGGGAATGAGCGACATCACCTTCCTGCCAAAGGTCACCGCAGCTCTACTTGAGGCTGGCTATAGCGAGGCCGAAATCGAGCAGTTCTGGAGCGGCAACATGCTGCGCCTTCTGCGTCAGGCCGAAGAGGCGCGGACGTCTTCACTCGGATCGCCGAACGTCCTGAACTAG
- a CDS encoding replication-associated recombination protein A, which produces MSDLFAASGMKDDAPRPLADRLRPQTLSEVVGQYHLLGPDGALGRMLKTSRLGSIIFWGPPGVGKTTIARLLAKETDLEFEAISAVFSGVKDLRAAFDRAENRRNTGKGTLLFVDEIHRFNRAQQDGFLPFVEAGVVTLVGATTENPSFEINGALLSRCAVLTLKRLGPDALEELLARAEKLEGRKLPLEARAREALIDMADGDGRYMLNLAEQAFTLADEGKTLSAEALSQALQKRAPAYDKDREEHYNLISALHKSVRGSDPDAALYWFARMITGGEDPLYLARRIVRMASEDIGLADPTALMVCAEAARTYERLGSPEGELALAHAVVHLATAPKSNAVYSAWKAAQRSAKETGSLMPPKHILNAPTAFMKGEGYGKGYAYDHDAEEGFSGQNYFPDGMKRESFYQPKGEGREGPIAERLKRWAELRKTRSE; this is translated from the coding sequence ATGAGTGATCTCTTCGCAGCCTCAGGCATGAAAGACGACGCGCCGCGGCCGCTGGCCGACCGTCTGCGCCCGCAGACCCTGTCGGAGGTTGTCGGCCAGTACCATCTGCTCGGCCCCGATGGAGCGCTCGGACGGATGCTGAAGACGAGCCGGCTTGGCTCGATCATCTTCTGGGGGCCGCCCGGTGTCGGCAAGACGACGATTGCGCGCCTGCTGGCCAAGGAAACCGATCTCGAGTTTGAGGCGATCAGCGCAGTCTTTTCGGGCGTCAAAGATCTTCGCGCGGCGTTCGACCGGGCGGAGAACCGCCGCAATACGGGCAAGGGCACGCTGCTGTTTGTGGATGAGATCCACCGCTTCAACCGTGCCCAGCAGGATGGCTTTCTGCCTTTCGTTGAGGCGGGCGTCGTCACGCTTGTTGGCGCGACGACGGAGAATCCGAGCTTCGAGATCAATGGTGCGCTTCTCTCTCGCTGCGCTGTCTTGACGCTGAAGCGGCTAGGACCGGACGCGCTCGAAGAGTTGCTGGCGCGGGCAGAAAAGCTTGAAGGCCGCAAACTGCCGCTGGAGGCCCGCGCCCGCGAAGCGCTGATCGACATGGCCGATGGCGATGGGCGCTACATGCTGAACCTTGCCGAGCAGGCCTTCACGCTGGCCGATGAGGGCAAGACGCTGAGCGCCGAAGCGCTGAGCCAGGCGCTCCAGAAACGCGCGCCAGCCTATGACAAGGACCGCGAGGAGCATTACAATCTCATCTCGGCCCTGCACAAATCGGTGCGCGGGTCTGACCCGGATGCGGCGCTCTACTGGTTCGCGCGGATGATCACCGGCGGCGAGGACCCGCTCTATCTGGCACGGCGTATTGTCCGTATGGCCAGCGAGGATATCGGCCTGGCTGATCCGACCGCGCTGATGGTCTGTGCTGAAGCGGCCCGCACCTATGAGCGCCTTGGCAGCCCTGAAGGCGAACTGGCGCTGGCGCATGCTGTCGTGCATCTCGCGACCGCGCCAAAGTCCAATGCGGTCTATTCGGCCTGGAAAGCGGCGCAGCGCTCTGCCAAGGAAACCGGCTCTTTGATGCCGCCAAAGCACATTCTGAACGCGCCGACCGCATTCATGAAGGGCGAAGGCTATGGCAAGGGCTATGCCTATGACCATGACGCCGAAGAGGGCTTCTCAGGTCAGAATTATTTTCCCGATGGCATGAAGCGCGAGAGCTTCTATCAGCCAAAGGGTGAGGGCCGCGAAGGCCCGATTGCCGAACGGCTGAAGCGCTGGGCAGAGCTTCGCAAAACGCGGAGCGAATGA
- a CDS encoding TauD/TfdA dioxygenase family protein has translation MTLTITKSGEACGATVTGADLSRPLDERTVAEIRGAWLTHHVLAFPEQNLSDDDLERFTQYFGPFGDDPFIAPIPGREHIIAVKRDAAETGPVFAETWHSDWSFQAHPPAGTCLYGITIPPVGGDTLFTNQHKALAEMPDELRAKLEGKMAIHSARNGYGKAGLYGARDEGRSMDIRSSDEAMATQLHPIIRKHPETGEEGLFGCAGYIIGIEGMDEEESFALLTELYRWQTRPEFQYRHKWQSGMLVMWDNRSCLHMATGGYQGHDRLLHRTTIGARKAVSASA, from the coding sequence ATGACACTGACCATCACCAAAAGCGGTGAGGCGTGCGGGGCGACTGTTACAGGCGCAGACCTGAGCCGCCCGCTGGATGAGAGGACCGTCGCCGAGATCCGGGGCGCCTGGCTCACCCATCACGTTCTCGCCTTTCCTGAGCAAAACTTGAGCGACGATGACCTGGAGCGCTTCACCCAGTATTTCGGGCCGTTCGGCGATGATCCATTCATCGCCCCCATCCCCGGGCGTGAGCACATCATCGCTGTGAAAAGGGATGCAGCCGAGACCGGGCCGGTTTTCGCCGAAACCTGGCATTCCGACTGGAGCTTTCAGGCACATCCGCCCGCGGGGACCTGCCTTTATGGCATCACCATCCCGCCGGTTGGCGGCGATACACTGTTCACCAATCAGCACAAGGCGCTGGCCGAGATGCCAGACGAGCTGCGCGCCAAGCTGGAAGGCAAGATGGCGATCCATTCAGCCCGCAATGGCTATGGCAAGGCAGGCCTCTACGGCGCCAGGGATGAAGGCCGCAGTATGGATATCCGCTCGTCCGACGAGGCGATGGCGACGCAGCTTCACCCGATCATTCGCAAACACCCCGAAACCGGGGAGGAAGGCCTCTTCGGTTGTGCCGGCTACATTATCGGCATTGAGGGCATGGACGAGGAGGAAAGCTTTGCCCTCCTCACCGAGCTATACCGCTGGCAGACACGGCCTGAGTTTCAGTACCGCCACAAATGGCAATCAGGCATGCTGGTCATGTGGGATAACCGCTCATGTCTCCACATGGCCACCGGCGGCTATCAAGGCCATGACCGTCTGCTCCACCGCACGACAATCGGTGCGCGCAAAGCGGTCTCCGCCTCAGCCTAG